The Mya arenaria isolate MELC-2E11 chromosome 15, ASM2691426v1 genomic sequence ttaaaattttattgcaatattgtgCCCTCTTAAGATCACAAAATGTAAATTCCTGAGCTTGTCACTTGTAACATGTGAATAAAGCTTGATTTCTTGAAGGTATCTTTTGAGCTTAAACTGGTTAGTTCAGACAAAAGGGCCGAAAAAGGTACTGTCTAAAAAGGAGCATGCATCTTAGCAAATcacagacaatatttttaaggCCAACGGAAACATCTAAAATGGACTTGTACCTTGCACCCCTGTGTCCCTCCTGTTCTGCCAGTTCTTTTGGTGTGGAGCCCCTCTGTGGCCCCTCAAACTTTACCATAGGGCTCTCCACAGGGGCAGGCTGGGGCTGGGCCCGTAGTGACCTTGGCTTCTTGGCATCTGGTGGCAGCTGGGCACCGGCCCCTATGTACACAAAACCACTGCTGGGGCTAGCACctagaataaaaaatgaatatatttttattaagaaaatgttataaacattaagtGTAAGTGTGTGAtccttttaaaatgttcatatattttcagtaataaaagatgcattattaaaaataattaaaaaccaGAGCTTTGCACCTTGCAATACTTGTGTATATTATGTCTGGCAACATAAGtatcaagttttatttgtaCGTCTGGAATGAGTTATAGCCAAAATTAATGGCTTTGCACAATAAAGCCAACACCAGCAAAACTATAGCTATGATAATACCTCAACTTCAATTGCCAATTTTTAAGGAAATTACACTGACAGATCAGTAGCAGTTTTTTTTAATCCAACTTAAATTGTCAGAAGGGATCTAACACAAACAAGACATATGCAGTCTGAATGTCATTCTCTGTTCAATCAACAGGACTACACACATCAATTGTGAACCTTGTCACTGACTTACTTCTGATTCCGACCCTCTCTTCATCATCCAGTCGGCGTTTTTCTCGCTCAACAGCTTTGTCCCGCATAATGTCACCGATGTGCTCCAACAACTTTTTCCGATTAATGAATGTCTCTCGTTCAGCATGTGTCAAAGCATGGTATGGCGTCTTTGCTATATGGGTGTCCTGTATTGTGAAGCAAGTATGTTACATAATAATATACCTCCATCCAATCAGTGATACTATGTGTGATCCATTCTGTGACACTCACTTCATGAAATGGATAAGCCATGGGTTTGGGACAGTGGcattgaatatttgcaaaaaggtaatatagaatttacaaaaatagataaaaaagcAAATTACAAATGTTGGGCAGCTAAGTTAAGAAAAAGAGATAAATGTTTAATTCCTTTTCATTAATTATCATGATATATAAGATGGTTAACATGAATAATTGGAAGGGACAGGCATTCAACGCAGTAATGTAGCACTCAACATTAACAATACCctcaacaaaaacattcaacaatatGTATAACAAATGGAACAGGGTTCCAAAAACAATCACATGCTTTCTTATAGTCAAATAGTGACACAATGTGATGGACATTAGGAAACAAATGCACATATTTTCAAACTAGATTTTCTTTTCCCAAAGATATAATAATgtgattaataacaaatatacacttttgaatattgtcttcattttaagaTATACAATTCATTCTCTGCTTCATATATAAACTGTGCATAAGTCTCTGTTTAAGTGACAAGGGAATTAGTGAAATTACAACACACCAAATACCATGATATATCCTGTAATATTATTGCTTTCTTTAACAACTACAAAGAGTGGAgcaaaaataaagaatttccataaaaatacaattgaGAATTATACAAGTTAAATTATAGATCATTATATAATGAACCTATATTGCAAAAGTTCAAaccatcagtcaattgtaaacaacTTACATAAGATGTTCACATCTTTTGCCATCATTTGATTCAactaatcaatcaatcaatcaatcaatcaatcaatcaatcaatcaatcaatcaatcagttaATACAATTCATCGTTGACCAATAAAAACGCATTTTGGCTAACTTGAACTGTACAAAGAATCAACCTGTTTAACCAGTTTAATACAATTGGCCCCAGCTGGAAAAACTTCAGCTAACAGTCATATAGGTATCGGTACTTGCCCAAAACTGTTCGTTGAATAGAAACCTTTATTCAATCTCAACCAGATACCTTGACATTTTTATGTGACACTGTGATTTTGAGAAATCAAAAGAATTCGAGAACACTTTTTCAGTTGAAAGTcccattttcaatatttaaaacattttttaaaataataaaaaatatattttcatatgaatatagCGAAATAACATTAGAATTTACACTTAGTTTAAGATAATTTCACTTTACGACTATGATCTATATTTAGTGGGCTCCTGGTTCACTTTCAACATAAGTAGCTCAATAATTACCATTAagtaaaatcataattaaatcAATAGCGATATTGATAGTTATGGAAGTAAGGGCTGGTTTTATATAAACATCTTACATTTGACTTACAGATCAAACAATATCTggctgttttgattggactgtaaggTTAATTGGACAATAAAAAGACTCAATATTTTGCTCCTTAGATTATGATCAATCAAAGATGCCAATTGAATTTGGAACTAGAACTTACATGAACTAGAATGTTTAATCAAAGACAGCATACATCAATGTGAGATTTCTTTAATTAGACAACCTAAACCTGTTGACTTCttaatcaattattaaacttgaaacttcattCTGCAAAGCTTACCTGATTGAACATGTAATAAGCGTAGTCCACCACGGTTCCCAAGTTACGTTTTGGCCCTATTGCGATGGGCGCCAGCACATTGGCTCTGGCTCTCACCAGTTTGTCAATCTGTTTTATAGAAAGAAAAACATGTATGCAACACTTTCTTAGTAAGTTAATTATTTGGTCAATACAGTGGATTAAAATTTATTCCCTTTTAAATATCTTACTGAAAAGTTTTCCTTTAAACAATTATGTGCACATGCATTAGGCAAGCATGTCACTGTATCTAAGAAAGGATTTTGATTCTATTGGGATGACTTCTATTTGTTACCTTGACCCTGGACCAAATTCCTTATGGGTTAGGTTGGTGACATGTCAAGTTATTCAGATATATCCCATAACCAACACACAATTAGGATAACAAAAGACATTATTTGAAATCGCATAATTTCATTACAAACTGGTTTATTGCATCATGATTTTGACATAGTTACATCTTAGCAATAAAGTCATCTTTCTTCTCCATTATTGatgaataaatcaaacatcaacaaaaattATATGACAAGCCATATTTCTGGAATGTTTCTGCTCAGGAAAGCAGAGGTTCAACTAGAGGGAACGATTTTTAATTGTACTGGTTCAGGCATTTTTTGGGCATGTCTTactttttaaaccattttttaaacaGGCATTTCTGTTTTACTAAAAAACACTGCATTGAGTACAGAAGTTGTaagattttttgtttaaaattctgCAAAATATTCATCAAGTACCAGTAAACCAGGGGTCACAGATGAAAATTCTTTTCGATTCTTCGCCTgccaggggatatggcatgtttgTTATTACATTTGATAAGAAATACCCCCACTAACCAGGTGTATCCGAGCTGACATGGGTCTCCGATATTCGTACGCAGTGTTGGTAGCTGCACACAGAGCACTGCCCACTCCATGGGTCAACGGGAGGCTGACATCTTTACCAAACACTAATAACTCATCTATAGCCTGCAGATAGGGCACATGACAATCATATATTAGCCAAATTTCCAGGGATACTACTGAAGAATTCTATTTAGCGTTTTTAACAAGTACAGCATTAATATCATTCTGATGCAATTGTCATTAACCAAACTGTGCTCAGaacatttaacaagagctgAGCAAATACTGTTTTTGATTTGAACAAGAGgcataattcaacaattattaCAGAAGGAGTTCTGGCCCTTGCTTGACATACGCATATTTTATCTGGCAGCacgtgtaccaagtttcactTGAATACCAATGGCATAAACAATTTTGTAGTTATTatgtcaaaaataaagttttggcAAAAGGATGCTGACTATTACACAATGACACTATGACTTTcacatattaatatgtttttataatacaacaaccttttctttgtaaaacagacaagctaaaaacaagagcttgtattcaaaataaagatgttaaaaatgtttagcAGGTCTTCTTCCTGGGACAAGTGAAATATTagaacagaaataaaaaattcttaaggtagttaaatataaatgagaTACTGACCATATCGTTTCCACTGGCAATACACAGTGCAAGGGGAGAGAACCCATTACACAGGAGACTGGTGTTGGCCCCATGTTGTAAAAGTAGATTAACCACCCTCGTGATGTTCTGAAATGTATGGAATATAAACAATGATGTATGAAGCGtaaattaatatgtataaaacatggattgcaaatatttataaaactcaAAGTTTTCCAGCATtccatattttttacatttcgaAATCATGACTTTTAAACTAAATAGTAGgcgttttttttcctttatggTTTATGTGCAACAACACCAACACATACCATACAGCAAATGCCATAACATACCTTATAGTCCCTGGCATGGTGTCGGACCACCAAACAATACCTAGCTATCCACCTCAATACCCCAATCTACCATGTCACAGTAACAGTAACATATCATAAGCATGCATCATACCGTATAATAATCATACTGATACTCTCAGGTGGTATTGCCTTATAAACAACATGAGATAGAATCAGCGCGTATAATAGAATGTATCATACCTTACATTTATCCTCCCTTGCAAAACATATGTACAGAGGAGTCCATCTTCCAAACAACACATGCCAGTGGATCTGACATTGCGTTCTTACTACCTCCCTCCATCTATCATATGACGATTTCTTTCACACCAAGAATGATCAACGATACCTTATAATTATCATCCCTTGCGCAGGCAATGTGTAGAGGTGTCCGCCCACCCAACAACTCCTGACTCTCCACTGGGATCACGTCTTTATTCCATTCTTCCATCTGCAATTTATGTAACATTCCTATTAACTCTAGTAGTGCTAGTCTTTATATATATAGGGCGAATTGTTCTGAACTTTGTTAAAACTACGTTAACAACGGCATCATTGtaaacttttaaaggtgaattATTCTATGTTGTGTTGATATAATGGTAAAACAAGTATAGTTGAATCAGTTGTCTCAATACTTGTGAAAAATAAGAAGATCACACAGTGACACTTGTGTTCATGAAACTTTCAGAGaattaaagatttgaaagttaacaatgatccagttaacaaagttctgaataatcGCCCAAACACCTGGACATTTAAACTaccagttttaaataataaagtcTTAATTCAAACTATCTGAAAATGCATAGTTTTGACGTGATTTTGGTGCCGAAAATCCAACTAAAACCAGTTTCCCCAAAAAGGTATAATATAGCTATCCAGTTAATGAAAGATATTTTCTTAAAGGTTAAGCATTTGTCatgtcatttatattgttttaggCTTAACAAATAGTCACTGAGTGTATTATTTAATAAGCAGTTAAAAGAATATTAATCCTTTCTGTATCAAATGACATTAATTCAAGCATGTTGGTATTACGAAaggaaatatcattttgttttattatatgctctCAAATCAGCTTCTCCAAGACcaactgatattttttatttgagaaaTGGCGTTGAAAACCAGAAAAATGATGCCAAAGTTTGAATattcaaaattcatttatttaaatgaaactaaaaaGATCCCCTCATATACCTTTTTATCCCTTATTACAATTCCTAAAACAGTAATGAGAATCTAAACATTCTTTTTTCTGACCAAGCATATCACATGAAAGGCCGCTCTTTTTTACTCatgataatattgataaatgcTTATCCCAACTGTTCTTCATACCAGTGTTCTATCCAGGAAGGCGTCGTCCACCTCAGCCCGGACATCAGGGTCAGCCCCAGCAGCAAGCAGCAGCTCCAATATAGCCACACCCTCCTCCCCAGGGATAGCAGCAGCAATATGCAGGGGTGCCAGGGCTCCCTTCTACAAGGGCAAATGTGTAAAagttaaaaaccaaaaaaatgtgTAAGTGAACATTAACTCCTATCTGTTTTTCAAGGGGCATATCTTTAATCTAAAGTGATATGTCTGGCTACACAAAATTTATACCTGGGTATGCACATTGCAGGTCACTGGTAACATGTTCGGATACTGAATGATTTTTTAAGTATCTTGAATGGGTTTTAAGTTATGACCAAAGATTTTTATGCCAACAAGGCTCAGAGACCAACTTGGCAGATGACAACAAGGCTGTAAGAATAGCTCAACATTTTAACTTCGCAAAAAATAGATAAGCTCTCggagtaattattttttttatcaggtagaatacaatatttttaaattgccAATGACCTACCTGCTCCCAATGGCTTTATGCCATGACATAGGGATAATTGTTGATTTCTGTGTAAGATAGAAAGATATTTGACTGAGTGACTACCAAATGTTGTATTTCACTTGTGGCTTTGAGAAGAGTGAAATATCTACTTTTTGTGTTTAttaggtgaaatatattgcaatctcaCATTAGACCaaacatttctttctttatttaacgcttgtaattcaataaatataaataactttgttaaatttaattggACAATTGTATCAATTACCGCTACTAACCACACGGTATTATTTGAGCAAAAAGATGTCAAACAGGAATTGTTTTTTCAGCCACGCACTGTGTATGATTACGTTCTGGTTTTGTtctagttattttaaaacaagataaacatttcaacaaaagtGCACTTATCTTAAAtgattcatttgattttaaacaaaacttaacaatTCTTCTCTCTGAATACAATAAGCAAATCTTCATTGGAGTTAACTTCTGTAAGTAATGGTTTTAAGCCCTgaccatgtacatgtatgtctggTTAAGTAACAATCATACACCATTTCTTCCACAATTTCTTCCATGAAGTACCAATCATAAACACTTTAAACACACACAAAGACATGCATGAGATCAAAGTACATCAAACACAATACATAAACAACACattcaacataaacaataattattaaacaattttcaacaaaTCTTTCCAGacagaattattttcatttattctttattttcgCAAACATAGATTTAGATCCATGATTGAAGCTTCTTTCAAGATTTATTCCTTTTGTGAAGTGGTGATAATACACTATTAAAATGATGAAGTTATAACCCTAATGGTCTGCACTAGAGTTTATGTACAGGTAGAACACAGGATAATAACCCAAAATGCTTTCTAATATTCATAAAGAAAATGGCATTAGATAAGGCTGACTTCATTGCCACTAAGACATTGATTAAAAGGACCCTTTAAACATCTTTGAAGTTAATCATATCAATTTTACAATTCAGTTTACACTATTAAGTTTCTTTGAGCTTGATTATGATGAAGGCTGATAGCTTGAGTGTAGAAATGAATTCAAATGTCATATGATAAAGCTCCTCTTGTCGGGAGAGAACCCAAGACATCTTCGGGGAGAGGTGGACCACTATACCATTAGACAGctctcaccctgatggggaGGGAACCCAAGACATCTTGGGGGAGAGGTGAACCCCTATACCATTAGACAACTTTCACCCTGGAGGGGATGGAACCAAAAGCTCTCGGGTGAAAAGCTggcacctttaccactagaccactcttatcGTATTTACAATTCAGAGCTAGCTTCATTAAATCTAGCATTTAATGTACTGATTTCCCTTGCATAATGCTGGCAATAACAATGATTTTAAGTTTCACCAATACCTAATACACATAAATAGAACAGAAACTGTACTGCAATTCTTTTAATGGTTGAAATactatttatacaattttactaTATAGCTAAGTAACTCCctaaacatatacaaacatttggCCAAATATACAATACCAGCACTAAATGACAGACAGGAAAGCAGAAACCATAactttataaattattcaataattgttaccaaggacattaattttcaaacgttcTCCTAGTTCCTTCTTGTGCTCCTGCATTGAGTGCTGGTAACAATTTCCGTACACTAATTATAAACATGCAGAGTGATCACAGTGAAGGAAATAACCACATGCACCTCACCTTGACCGCTCCTCCGTCCACACCTGTTGTCTACATCAACATTCAACAGTCAAGACTTATTTGTtcttacaaaatgtaaaactaaatgtttaacaatatatatattaagtgcATTTTCATGGCAGTCAGTACAATGCTTAATGGTCCGGTGTGCCTGGAGAAAACCCATTTAAATCTGGCTTGGTTACCACCTGAATGTCATACTCAAATGTACAAAGGcttgaatttaataattataatcacCAAAATTAAGTCACCCTAAACAATAACTATTCATGCTTTTCTTTAGTCTTTGCATTTCAAATGAGAATGAAGAATCTGATGGTTCAGTAAAaggtattattataaatgtattttaattaatagatatatatatatataaatttattaaaaaatcatcagCGCATTTGGGAAAAGAGGCCAGCACCCTGAGAAAGGGGAATTGAGCATTATTTTTGCTAAAAAGGGGAATTTTAGAGAGAAACAAAACCAATCAAAACATCTGAATGCAAATTGTATCAAAACACAGTACCTAATGTAGAGCTAATATGAATCTGACCTGAAATCATTCTTTCAAAGGTTTTTTTTTGGcgataaattaaatataaaggGGGAAGTTTAGCCAAATTTGGGGAAAAGGACTATTTCCTTCGTTTGAGGAAGGGAGCCTTATATCGACCCCATAAGACAGCCCTGATTAGACTGATATAAAATGAGTCTTACCTCTTTAGGTAGTCTTATTGAGGTAGAAGCCTCTTTTTCCAACAGAGCCTTCACCATGGATACGTCAGCCGCCTTGATTGCGAAGAATAGCACTGGCATGGGTACTCCTGAGGCATTCGGGTCTGCACCTCGCTTTAGTAGTAGGTCCAGGGTATGTTTCATTCTCTCACGTCTggcaaaaatgtgtttttagaGTCACTTAAGtcattatcaataaaatttcTAATGTTAAAGCAATGAAtggatcaaaacaaaaatcctttgatatttattgtgGAAATGCAGTATCTATCATAGgataattaagtaaaaacaaGAACAGCTTAAGTGGATGAGAACACTCCCCAATTTTCTAAAGCTGATCACGAAGCGttaatatataatcatttgACTATATTCAAATTTTGATCCTGCATACTTAGTGTGCATTTTCATTGGGTACAATGTACtaaatttcatacaaatattacaAGTTTTTTGTTATGGCCAAGTTGTAGTTTTTGAATGACGATGTTGGAACCATAACTTTGTATGACAAAACCTATTATTTGAGTTCAAAAAGCTAATAAGCAAATTGATATTAAGGAAAGCAGAACTCACTCATTCTTTATTACAGCCAGATGCCTGGCAGTGCCCAGATCAGCACTACTGTGTCCCCGCTGACCTCCTACCACTTTCTCATTCATGCTCAGCTGGGTCGCACATCGTTCGATCAGCTGCTCGGAGACCtcaatctggtaatatttcatGCTCAGGTTTGAATCAAATTCCTCCCCATCTCCTTGGCCATTGCTGAGTATAACGGTGGAATCTTGATTGTTATTCACATTTTCTTCAATGCGTACCTgctgttttacattttgaatatttttcttttgtttctcTGTTTCGCCACTTTCATTGTCTTTTTGAGACACAGTTTTTCCTTGACTGGTACTATTTTTCTTGCTTAGTATGCCTCTTGGCGTAGCCGGCGCTTGACTAGTttgctgatgttgttgttgttcttgctTATGCCCCTTTGATTTCTCTTCCTTGTgcttcattttcttttctttgggTTCCTCTAGGTACCTTTCTGCTATATTATACTTGAAGCTTTCTTTGggataaaagaaaatacatccCGCAGAGAGGGCGGAGCAACCTTCATCTGAGAGTTTGTTAACGTCAGCTCCATGGTTGAGTAAACAGTTGATAACTTCCATCTGCCAGTTTACCTAACAACATTAAGCATAAAATTGTAGGATACAAGTGAATTTAACACATTAAAAATTTGTTCCtagttttgaaagaaatatatatatattataaagcaCCTGTTGAAAGTCAATCAGGTGATTTCTACAAAAACAAGTAcacttttatcaaattttacttttttgcgTATATCAATCAGACAATGTATGTCAGACATTGCAAGTTATGACATGGTAGTGATGAAGCAATTATCGAGTACAATAATTGATATTTCCTCGCTGACATTGTGATTTGATTGTAATTACGTATTTTTGTAAAGCAGTAACTAACATGTATTTGATGTGcacttgatgcggtgtgcatcatcTCGTTACTGTTGTGCACTTATTATGTTCTTTCATTAAGTTATTAGAGACAGTTAAAGTTTGTGGAAATTTAAAAACTGTTGCAAATGTCATGACTAATATCATATGTCAAACATTTTAACTTGAAATTacacattaatattttttttttaaaaccatcAGCAACTGGGATAACTTATATAACAATCACTACAACTTACTGAGGCACCAATAAGTGCTGTGTGTCCATTGCTATCTGCCACATCAGGAGATACTTTGTTGGAAGTTAGGAGATCTTCAACTTTGTTCACGTTACCGTCAGTTGCAGCCTGAATTAGCTCTTCCGAAGCACTCTCCAGTGGCCCTTTGCTCTTAAATTTGCTTCGATCACCGCATATTATACTATCAACATTACACGTTACACTTTTTTTGCCATATTCGTGTTTACAAAAATGCCTCTGCAATGCAATAACAGACGGTGTTCTATTCCAAAGTCTAActttttctgaagaaatatttGTCTCTTTTTCTG encodes the following:
- the LOC128219784 gene encoding ankyrin repeat and MYND domain-containing protein 1-like isoform X9, whose translation is MCESSHFPKLQSAKFEPLTGDGEVEVSYRSGASFKGQVEGHRKKGRGIFTWPNGDRYEGDYLDNEREGQGAQLWADGSRYEGDFHRDLRHGNGCHVWANKEEENCFTTYKGRFFQDRRHGDGTYTWSDGSSFCGRFYMDRKEGYGTFKFANDNVFEGLYHEDERAGPGVLTYSDGCQDVGLWRGEKLVKICSPITGAFTMSEHKDFDYNPAEHVYYLDKEGPSSQEVFHSTLTEPVVLYTPDNRVTEKVSSIFNIALDPRSLAVNKEAFDREFYLESEKETNISSEKVRLWNRTPSVIALQRHFCKHEYGKKSVTCNVDSIICGDRSKFKSKGPLESASEELIQAATDGNVNKVEDLLTSNKVSPDVADSNGHTALIGASVNWQMEVINCLLNHGADVNKLSDEGCSALSAGCIFFYPKESFKYNIAERYLEEPKEKKMKHKEEKSKGHKQEQQQHQQTSQAPATPRGILSKKNSTSQGKTVSQKDNESGETEKQKKNIQNVKQQVRIEENVNNNQDSTVILSNGQGDGEEFDSNLSMKYYQIEVSEQLIERCATQLSMNEKVVGGQRGHSSADLGTARHLAVIKNERERMKHTLDLLLKRGADPNASGVPMPVLFFAIKAADVSMVKALLEKEASTSIRLPKETTGVDGGAVKKGALAPLHIAAAIPGEEGVAILELLLAAGADPDVRAEVDDAFLDRTLMEEWNKDVIPVESQELLGGRTPLHIACARDDNYKNITRVVNLLLQHGANTSLLCNGFSPLALCIASGNDMAIDELLVFGKDVSLPLTHGVGSALCAATNTAYEYRRPMSARIHLIDKLVRARANVLAPIAIGPKRNLGTVVDYAYYMFNQDTHIAKTPYHALTHAERETFINRKKLLEHIGDIMRDKAVEREKRRLDDEERVGIRSASPSSGFVYIGAGAQLPPDAKKPRSLRAQPQPAPVESPMVKFEGPQRGSTPKELAEQEGHRGASYDVDTVFEKWIYVKVVPPMFVKIRKPLFKYCYQCGRSVFIRLAACTRCKEVYYCSKVCKLKAWNLRHKEECIRVGGRSRSPSPRQRCDSPTPATHPDKGRRTTVAELSKDKHGQRAQAAHKALILSAKAVKKDVPLTTEDGRYLDNYSFV